TTCGATCCCGCTTTAACTAAAATACCTTGCTTGTCAGCACGAATAATTTCACCGTCTAATAATTGCTGATGCTGGGGAGGGAGTTCCACCACGCTTGCACCCCACACCTTGATGTCCAAATTTCCATGTCCCTCGGCAGCGATACTAAAGTAGGCAACGGGCCAGGGGTTAAATGCACGAATGTTACGTTCTAATTGAGTTGCATCTAGATGCCAATCTATTTTAGCCTCTTGCTTGCTAAGCTTCTGTGCATAATTAGCGGCATCATCTTGTTGTGTTTCAGGACTAAGTTGCTCCAACTGGTTCAAGCAATCTAATAACGCTAACGGCCCCGTTTCGGCCAGTTTGGTATACAAAGTGGCGCTGGTATCTGTAGATTCAATATCGATGGTTTTTTTCAACAACATAGGACCTGTGTCTAATCCCTGGTCCATCTGCATTAGGGTAACACCTGTAACTTTGTCACCGGCCCAAATCGAACGCTGTATAGGCGCCGCACCACGCCAACGAGGCAATAGTGAACCATGTACATTTAGGCAGCCTAGGCGAGGGGTATCTAACACAACTTGCGGCAAAATAAGTCCGTAAGCCACTACAACCATGACATCGGCATTCATGGCCGCCAATTGTTGCTGCGCATCTGCATCTTTAAACGAAACAGGTTGGTAGACAGGGATGTCATGCAGCAATGCTAATTGTTTGACGGCACTTTGTTGAAGCTTTTTGCCACGCCCAGCGGGCCTGTCTGGCTGGGTGTAAGCTGCTATGACATTATGCTGGGACTGGATCAGTCCCGCTAAATGCAAGGCAGCGAACTCAGGTGTTCCAGCAAATACGATATTAAGTGATTTGGACAAAAAAGTTCCTTGGTTAAGATATTAGTCGCCGCGTGAATTTAAACGAGCTTCTTTTTCTAGCTTGCTGCGAATTCGCTGACGTTTTAACGGAGACAGATAATCGACAAATAACTTGCCTTTGAGATGATCCAGCTCGTGCTGAATGCAAATAGCGAGTAATCCGTCAGCTTCCAAAGTAAAAGTTTTACCATCAAGATCCATGGCTGTTACTTTGATATGCTCTGCACGCTCCACTTTGGCATAACTGTGTGGTACCGACAAGCAGCCTTCTTCGCTTATGGTCTTGCCGTCCATCTCAATGATTTCAGGGTTGATGAATACTCTTTGTTTGTCTTGGTCTTCAGATACATCCATCACGACCACGCGCTTATGGACATCAACTTGCGTCGCCGCCAGACCAATGCCGTTTTCTTCACGCATAGTCTCGAACATATCCGCAACTAAGGTTTTTATTTCGCCGTCAATCTTGTCAACGGGCTTGGCGACTGTACGAAGTCGCTCATCAGGGAATCTCAATACGTTTAAAATGGCCATCTTGTTCTTCAGCTACACTATACTCTGTAAACCTAGGTCAGTTTTTGACAAAACTGTACTCAAGGTCAGTATCAATTACTATACGGTTCAATAAAATAGACTATTGAATGATTGGGATCGCTATTCTAGCCTAAATATATATAAAGTTCGATCAAGCTTTATCAAGTGCAGGTCGATACTAAAACCACAATGAAAGGTGTAAAGAGGAAGGCATGGGCAAAAAATTAATAAAGCTGTTAGTGATACTTTTGTTTTTGCCGTTGGTATCGTTGGCCGATGTGATCAATATTAAAGGTAGCGCACCAGAGGTTTACGTGGTGAAAAAAGGCGACACCTTGTGGGATATCTCCAGCTTATACTTGGATAAACCTTGGTTGTGGCCAGAACTATGGCGTAACAATGTACATATAGATAATCCTCATCTTATTTATCCCGGTGATGAACTGCGCCTGCGCTACAATGCCGAAGGTGAGCCCCAACTAGAGATGGTCAGAGAGACACCCAAAACACAAATTAAGTTGTCTCCCCAAGGCCATAAGGTAATGAAGCAAGCCGAGCCTATTCCAGCTCTTCCATGGACGGTGATCCAGCCCTACATTGAAAATAGTTCTATTATGAGTGACGAAGAATATCAACGTTTGCCGCACTTGTTGGGTAATCAGGAAGGGGCGGTGC
Above is a window of Aliiglaciecola sp. LCG003 DNA encoding:
- the fmt gene encoding methionyl-tRNA formyltransferase, whose amino-acid sequence is MSKSLNIVFAGTPEFAALHLAGLIQSQHNVIAAYTQPDRPAGRGKKLQQSAVKQLALLHDIPVYQPVSFKDADAQQQLAAMNADVMVVVAYGLILPQVVLDTPRLGCLNVHGSLLPRWRGAAPIQRSIWAGDKVTGVTLMQMDQGLDTGPMLLKKTIDIESTDTSATLYTKLAETGPLALLDCLNQLEQLSPETQQDDAANYAQKLSKQEAKIDWHLDATQLERNIRAFNPWPVAYFSIAAEGHGNLDIKVWGASVVELPPQHQQLLDGEIIRADKQGILVKAGSNGLLINSLQLPGKKAMPVRDILNAKKEWFTPGQVLA
- the def gene encoding peptide deformylase produces the protein MAILNVLRFPDERLRTVAKPVDKIDGEIKTLVADMFETMREENGIGLAATQVDVHKRVVVMDVSEDQDKQRVFINPEIIEMDGKTISEEGCLSVPHSYAKVERAEHIKVTAMDLDGKTFTLEADGLLAICIQHELDHLKGKLFVDYLSPLKRQRIRSKLEKEARLNSRGD